GCTCTCACACATCGCGTTGTCGTAGCAGTCTCCGACCGAGCCCATGGAAGGCCGTACCCCGGCCTGCCGGCACCGGAGGCCGAACTCGATCGAGGTGTACTGACAGCCTTGGTCGGAGTGATGAATCAAACCCGGGTTCGGTCGTCGTTGCTCGATCGCCATGTCGAGAGCCTCG
This genomic window from Acidobacteriota bacterium contains:
- a CDS encoding integrase core domain-containing protein, which encodes EALDMAIEQRRPNPGLIHHSDQGCQYTSIEFGLRCRQAGVRPSMGSVGDCYDNAMCESFFASLECELIDRTSFANTDEARREVFDYIEGFYNPRRRHSALGQISPAEFERRAA